One window from the genome of Desulforamulus ruminis DSM 2154 encodes:
- a CDS encoding energy-coupling factor ABC transporter ATP-binding protein, translating to MTTVIDIKELAHSYESGQPALKGINLNIRQGEMVALVGQNGAGKTTLVKHLIGLLRPQTGQVTVAGRDVSTARISELSREVGFVFQNPDHQIFNDTVKKEVAFGLVNQGLPESEINRRVLAALREVGLEQQAEAYPQSLSRGQRQRVALASVLALQTPIIVLDEPTTGQDYQERLQIMELIRNLNRAGHTILFITHDMSLVAGFAQRVVVLCQGRILLEGPTREVLSRQEQLAQTLLEPPQIMMLASRLAALNSLNITPSSEVILTVDEMYNYLMRVLEGN from the coding sequence GTGACAACGGTGATCGATATCAAGGAGCTTGCTCACAGTTATGAAAGCGGACAGCCGGCTTTAAAGGGGATTAACCTGAACATCCGTCAGGGAGAAATGGTGGCGCTGGTGGGTCAAAACGGCGCCGGCAAAACCACCCTGGTAAAACATTTAATCGGCCTGCTGCGTCCTCAGACAGGGCAGGTAACCGTTGCAGGCAGGGATGTATCTACCGCCCGGATTTCCGAATTATCCCGGGAGGTTGGTTTTGTTTTTCAAAACCCCGATCATCAGATCTTTAATGATACGGTAAAAAAAGAAGTGGCCTTTGGGTTGGTCAACCAGGGCCTGCCGGAAAGTGAGATAAACCGGCGGGTGTTGGCGGCTCTCCGGGAAGTGGGACTGGAGCAGCAGGCCGAAGCGTACCCTCAAAGTCTCAGCCGGGGGCAGCGTCAGAGGGTGGCCCTGGCCTCGGTACTGGCGCTGCAAACCCCGATCATCGTATTGGATGAACCCACCACCGGTCAGGATTATCAGGAGCGGCTGCAAATCATGGAGCTGATCCGGAACTTGAACCGGGCCGGTCACACCATTTTGTTTATTACCCACGACATGTCCCTGGTGGCGGGATTTGCCCAAAGGGTGGTTGTCCTTTGCCAGGGCAGGATTTTGCTGGAGGGTCCCACCCGGGAGGTTTTAAGCCGGCAGGAGCAGCTTGCCCAAACCTTGCTGGAGCCTCCCCAGATTATGATGCTGGCCAGCCGGTTGGCTGCTTTGAACAGCTTAAACATTACCCCAAGTTCCGAAGTCATCTTAACGGTAGACGAGATGTACAACTATCTCATGCGTGTACTGGAGGGAAATTAA
- a CDS encoding indolepyruvate oxidoreductase subunit beta, with product MRLDIVITGVGGQGNVLASRILARAAMDYGLSVRTSEAIGMAQREGVVMSQVRMGSGSFGALIPNGQADILLGFELAETVRGLPKLKQGGVVVVNTETIFPVSVSLGLSQYDPDQLISYLQEQADGLKPVHATALARQAGTPKATNMVMLGALAGLNVLPFAAAHLKQVAMELIPTRLREINLKAFELGQQAVGGA from the coding sequence ATGAGGTTGGACATTGTCATTACCGGGGTGGGCGGCCAAGGAAATGTTCTGGCCTCCCGTATACTGGCCCGGGCGGCCATGGATTACGGTCTGTCGGTGCGAACTTCCGAAGCCATCGGCATGGCCCAGCGGGAGGGCGTAGTGATGAGCCAGGTGCGCATGGGCAGCGGCTCCTTCGGAGCCTTGATTCCCAACGGCCAGGCGGACATACTGCTGGGTTTTGAACTGGCGGAGACTGTGCGGGGGTTGCCCAAGTTAAAGCAAGGGGGCGTGGTGGTGGTCAACACCGAAACCATTTTTCCCGTATCGGTAAGCCTCGGATTGTCTCAATATGACCCGGACCAACTGATATCCTATTTGCAGGAACAGGCCGACGGGTTAAAGCCGGTCCATGCTACGGCGCTGGCCCGGCAGGCAGGAACCCCCAAGGCCACCAATATGGTGATGCTGGGAGCCTTGGCCGGGCTGAATGTACTGCCCTTTGCAGCCGCCCATCTGAAGCAGGTGGCCATGGAACTGATTCCCACCCGGCTGCGGGAGATAAATCTGAAGGCTTTTGAATTAGGACAACAAGCAGTGGGAGGTGCTTAA
- a CDS encoding energy-coupling factor transporter transmembrane component T family protein has protein sequence MARVVEYVYRESVVHQLHPLSKLAWALGVMVLALTFNHVYYLLALLSSVVMVAAAGKVLKDLAFVLKGLTLFGGVLVLLQVLFFHGQDVLFYLLPGQHLPVSREAVLLGVAMALRMMTVVLSFLVFLATTQFKDIILVLTEKLKLPYDYVFMFMTALRFVPTFMMEAVQVSYAQQVRGLPIDTGNPLRKLKAYVAVALPLVLISLKKAERLAIAMETRGYGSGVRTYLKEPSIERIDWLVMFLIAVMIVVAILFRLQGFGAAGY, from the coding sequence ATGGCCCGAGTGGTTGAATATGTATACCGGGAGTCCGTGGTGCACCAATTGCACCCTCTGAGCAAGCTGGCCTGGGCACTGGGGGTAATGGTTTTGGCTCTGACTTTTAACCATGTGTATTATTTGCTGGCTCTTTTATCTTCGGTGGTCATGGTGGCTGCCGCAGGCAAAGTTTTAAAAGATCTGGCTTTTGTCCTTAAAGGCTTGACCCTTTTTGGCGGTGTTTTAGTATTGCTGCAGGTCCTCTTTTTTCACGGACAGGACGTACTGTTTTATCTGCTACCCGGCCAGCATCTGCCGGTGAGCCGGGAAGCGGTGCTGCTGGGAGTGGCTATGGCTCTGAGAATGATGACGGTGGTTTTAAGTTTTCTGGTCTTTCTGGCCACCACCCAGTTTAAGGACATTATTCTGGTCCTTACGGAAAAATTAAAGCTGCCTTATGATTATGTCTTTATGTTTATGACCGCTTTACGCTTTGTTCCCACCTTTATGATGGAAGCGGTTCAGGTCAGTTATGCTCAACAGGTCCGGGGATTGCCCATTGACACCGGCAACCCCCTGCGCAAACTTAAAGCTTATGTGGCTGTGGCTCTGCCCCTGGTGTTAATTTCCCTTAAAAAGGCTGAACGGCTGGCCATTGCCATGGAAACAAGAGGTTACGGCAGCGGGGTCCGCACGTACTTAAAGGAACCCAGTATTGAGAGAATAGATTGGCTGGTGATGTTTCTCATTGCCGTTATGATTGTTGTGGCAATCTTATTCAGGCTGCAAGGCTTTGGGGCGGCCGGTTATTAA
- the iorA gene encoding indolepyruvate ferredoxin oxidoreductase subunit alpha, producing MKKLLMGNEAIAYGALEAGVQVVTGYPGTPSSEIFTTLAGMAGERGFHAEWSVNEKVALEVAAGAAYAGARAMVTMKQVGLNVAADPLMTLAYIGVKGGLVLVVADDPGPHSSQNEQDTRKFAQFAKLPVLDPSTPQEAKDMTRAAFDISESLGLPVIIRPTTRTCHVCQDVEVDEKQMERPKPGGFQKDPGWVIFPSLAIKRHRWLNQQQDEMQKIFENSPFNKIHPGSRRSGIVTTGVAYNYVLEVIEQMQLDIPVLKIGTSYPLPVHSTLQFLDGIDRVLVIEEQEPVLEDQLIKMIWQHRRPLVLRGKYNRLVPREGELDVDKVKRAVAAFFEIDLPCKEEKKLPPLPVRPPVLCAGCPHRASFYAFKQAARGTDAVFTGDIGCYTLGNMAPLNAVDTCLCMGASITLGTGLQLVEPERRVVAFLGDSTFFHTGIPGLINAVHNGARLTVVVLDNRTTAMTGHQSHPGLTRNATGQRVEPLEIARLAEACGAGLVQVVDPLAYDEAVQAAREALEFQGVSVLVMRRECIALVKGQNPSRRIDREKCLDCGVCLEELGCPALFKGEEGPVIGTACTGCDLCKQICPAEAIVEGGEVQ from the coding sequence ATGAAAAAGTTATTAATGGGCAACGAAGCCATTGCCTACGGTGCGCTGGAAGCAGGCGTTCAGGTGGTCACCGGGTATCCCGGAACCCCTTCCTCGGAGATCTTTACCACCCTGGCAGGCATGGCCGGGGAGCGTGGTTTTCATGCGGAGTGGTCGGTGAACGAGAAAGTGGCCCTGGAAGTGGCGGCGGGAGCCGCTTATGCCGGCGCCCGGGCCATGGTGACCATGAAGCAGGTGGGTCTTAATGTGGCGGCGGATCCCCTGATGACCCTGGCTTATATCGGGGTCAAAGGGGGACTGGTGCTGGTTGTGGCGGATGACCCGGGGCCCCATAGTTCTCAAAATGAACAGGATACCCGGAAGTTTGCCCAGTTTGCCAAACTGCCGGTGCTGGATCCCTCCACGCCCCAGGAGGCTAAGGACATGACCCGGGCTGCTTTTGATATTTCCGAGTCTCTGGGACTGCCGGTGATTATTCGTCCTACCACCCGGACCTGTCATGTATGTCAGGACGTGGAAGTGGATGAAAAGCAAATGGAGCGGCCGAAACCCGGTGGTTTTCAAAAGGACCCGGGCTGGGTTATTTTTCCCAGCCTGGCCATCAAGAGACATCGCTGGCTGAATCAGCAGCAGGATGAAATGCAGAAAATCTTTGAAAACAGTCCCTTTAATAAAATTCACCCCGGTTCCAGAAGAAGCGGTATTGTGACCACCGGGGTGGCTTATAATTATGTTTTGGAAGTCATTGAGCAAATGCAGTTGGATATTCCTGTTTTAAAGATCGGGACCTCGTACCCGCTGCCGGTTCACTCGACCCTGCAGTTTTTGGATGGCATTGACCGGGTGCTGGTAATTGAAGAACAGGAACCGGTGTTGGAAGATCAACTGATCAAAATGATCTGGCAGCACCGCCGTCCTCTGGTGCTCCGGGGGAAATACAACCGTCTGGTGCCCCGGGAGGGTGAACTGGATGTTGATAAGGTAAAAAGAGCGGTGGCCGCCTTTTTTGAAATAGACCTGCCTTGTAAAGAGGAGAAAAAATTGCCGCCGCTGCCGGTACGTCCGCCGGTATTATGCGCAGGGTGTCCTCACCGGGCTTCCTTTTACGCTTTCAAGCAGGCGGCCAGGGGAACGGATGCTGTTTTTACCGGGGATATCGGCTGTTATACTCTGGGCAACATGGCTCCTCTGAATGCGGTGGATACCTGTTTATGCATGGGCGCCAGCATCACCCTTGGCACCGGGCTGCAACTGGTGGAGCCCGAACGCAGGGTGGTGGCCTTTTTGGGAGATTCTACCTTTTTCCACACCGGTATTCCCGGCTTAATCAATGCCGTGCATAACGGGGCCAGGCTGACGGTGGTGGTTTTGGATAACCGCACCACAGCCATGACCGGGCACCAGAGCCATCCGGGATTAACCCGCAATGCCACCGGGCAAAGGGTAGAGCCCCTGGAGATTGCCCGATTGGCTGAAGCCTGTGGCGCCGGCCTGGTTCAAGTGGTGGACCCGCTGGCCTATGACGAGGCTGTGCAGGCTGCCCGGGAGGCCCTGGAATTCCAGGGTGTGTCGGTACTGGTGATGAGAAGGGAATGCATTGCTCTGGTAAAAGGGCAAAACCCATCCAGAAGGATTGACCGGGAAAAGTGCTTGGACTGCGGGGTTTGTTTAGAGGAGCTGGGCTGTCCCGCCCTGTTCAAGGGAGAGGAGGGGCCGGTGATCGGCACCGCCTGTACCGGCTGTGATTTATGTAAACAAATCTGCCCGGCGGAAGCCATTGTTGAGGGAGGGGAAGTTCAATGA
- a CDS encoding tryptophan transporter, which produces MSHEVVGQRVVETKMNRTKEIAVVAFLIAIGAVLRMFAPNILGITPNFIIAMYCLAILLIKPKIGGALGIGIVAGAVSMIFSKSPIPYLNLFSEPSGALVCAFLACYLPELSIKNYSFKPALATLLGTLVSGGVFVVLNFQYALHLPAAAMQAAFVGVVIPVSLINMIIAQALYAPVKKFLYR; this is translated from the coding sequence ATGAGTCATGAAGTGGTTGGTCAAAGAGTTGTAGAGACCAAAATGAACCGTACCAAGGAAATTGCCGTAGTCGCCTTTTTAATTGCCATTGGGGCGGTGCTGCGGATGTTTGCTCCCAATATCCTGGGAATTACCCCAAACTTTATTATTGCCATGTATTGCTTAGCCATTTTATTAATTAAGCCGAAAATCGGCGGCGCTCTGGGAATTGGTATTGTAGCCGGGGCGGTCAGTATGATCTTTTCTAAATCCCCTATTCCTTATCTGAACCTTTTCAGTGAGCCCTCCGGCGCTCTGGTCTGTGCTTTCCTGGCCTGCTATCTGCCGGAGCTTTCCATAAAAAATTATTCCTTTAAGCCGGCCCTGGCGACCCTACTGGGAACCCTGGTAAGCGGCGGCGTGTTTGTGGTCTTAAATTTTCAGTATGCCCTGCACCTGCCGGCGGCGGCCATGCAGGCAGCCTTTGTGGGTGTAGTGATTCCGGTGTCCCTGATTAACATGATTATTGCTCAGGCCCTCTACGCTCCGGTGAAAAAATTTCTTTACCGCTAA
- a CDS encoding sialidase family protein, with protein MKSKILSVKKQVGTFVLCGALVTAIGVGTALAATPATCLQVKMKDGVKTYSTDGGKTWTEKVPDGMTISEKDGQFTLLNGTPLKDADGWGILIKVKDGVRTFSTDGGETWTEKAPDGVTINEKDGKFTILNGTPLKDADGRDILVKMKDGVRTFSTDGGETWTEKAPDGVTINEKDGKFTILNGTPLKDADGQSILVKMKDGVRTFSTDGGETWTEKVPDGMTISEKDGQFTLLNGTPLKDADGQGILVKMKDGVRTFSTDGGETWTEKAPDGAEDTVTIED; from the coding sequence ATGAAAAGCAAAATTTTATCAGTAAAAAAACAAGTGGGTACTTTTGTTCTTTGCGGAGCCCTTGTTACCGCCATCGGTGTGGGAACGGCCCTGGCAGCAACCCCTGCAACTTGTCTGCAGGTTAAAATGAAAGACGGCGTCAAAACTTACTCTACCGACGGCGGTAAGACCTGGACCGAAAAGGTTCCCGACGGCATGACGATCAGCGAAAAAGACGGCCAATTCACCCTCTTGAATGGTACTCCACTAAAAGATGCTGATGGATGGGGCATACTGATCAAAGTGAAAGACGGTGTTAGAACTTTCTCCACCGACGGCGGTGAAACCTGGACCGAAAAAGCTCCCGACGGCGTAACCATCAACGAAAAAGACGGTAAATTCACCATTTTGAATGGTACTCCACTAAAAGATGCTGATGGACGGGACATACTGGTTAAAATGAAAGACGGTGTCAGAACTTTCTCCACCGACGGTGGTGAGACCTGGACCGAAAAAGCTCCCGACGGCGTAACCATCAACGAAAAAGACGGTAAATTCACCATTTTGAATGGTACTCCACTGAAAGATGCTGATGGACAGAGCATACTGGTTAAAATGAAAGACGGCGTCAGAACTTTCTCCACCGACGGCGGTGAGACCTGGACCGAAAAGGTTCCCGACGGCATGACGATCAGCGAAAAAGACGGCCAATTCACCCTCTTGAATGGTACTCCACTGAAAGATGCTGATGGACAGGGCATACTGGTTAAAATGAAAGACGGCGTCAGAACTTTCTCCACCGACGGTGGTGAGACCTGGACCGAAAAGGCTCCCGATGGCGCAGAGGACACTGTTACAATAGAGGACTAA
- the murI gene encoding glutamate racemase, producing the protein MSQRAPIGVFDSGVGGLSVTREIRRLLPGEDILYYADSAYCPYGDKEPAIIRRRERAILDFLLSLGAKLIVVACNTASSTGLEELRQASPVPIVGMEPAVKPAVNATRNGKIGVLATGVTIAGDRFASLVNRYAENTCVITQPCPGLVERVEEGKINDLETRNFLMGFLQPILDQGADTIVLGCTHYPFLRPLIEELAGPEIAVIDTGLAVARQVSRVLTENNLASQENRPGKEQFYTSGDQTRVSHVIRSLWLTDNVSVEKIPLSP; encoded by the coding sequence TTGTCTCAAAGGGCACCCATCGGTGTTTTTGATTCCGGAGTTGGCGGCTTATCCGTTACCCGGGAAATACGCCGTCTCCTTCCCGGGGAAGACATCCTTTATTACGCTGATTCCGCTTACTGCCCCTATGGCGATAAAGAACCCGCAATCATACGCCGGCGGGAGCGGGCCATACTGGATTTTTTACTCTCCCTGGGAGCAAAACTGATTGTCGTTGCCTGCAACACCGCTTCCTCCACCGGTCTGGAGGAACTGCGCCAAGCCTCTCCGGTTCCCATTGTGGGCATGGAGCCGGCGGTAAAACCGGCGGTAAACGCCACCCGAAACGGTAAAATCGGGGTTTTGGCTACCGGCGTTACCATTGCCGGTGATCGCTTTGCTTCTCTGGTCAACCGGTACGCCGAAAATACCTGCGTCATCACCCAGCCCTGCCCCGGTCTGGTGGAGCGGGTGGAAGAGGGAAAAATTAATGATTTGGAAACCCGGAACTTTTTAATGGGTTTCCTGCAACCGATTCTAGACCAGGGGGCAGATACCATTGTCTTAGGCTGCACCCATTATCCCTTCCTAAGACCGCTAATTGAAGAATTGGCCGGTCCGGAGATCGCGGTTATTGATACCGGCCTGGCCGTAGCCCGGCAGGTAAGCCGGGTTTTAACTGAAAACAACCTAGCCAGCCAAGAGAACCGGCCAGGTAAAGAACAATTTTACACCAGCGGGGATCAAACCCGGGTGTCCCACGTGATCCGTTCCCTGTGGCTCACCGACAATGTTTCCGTGGAAAAAATTCCTCTCTCCCCCTAA
- the selD gene encoding selenide, water dikinase SelD, translated as MTEYRLTTMTKAAGUAAKVGPGVLSEVLQQVPRGTDPNLLVGLETSDDAAVYRLNSQLATIQTVDFFTPMVDDPYLFGQIAAANALSDVYAMGGTPLLALNIVCFPSCLPSSILAEILKGGADKVLEAGAVIAGGHSVQDDEPKYGLAVTGVVHPGRIYSNATARAGDRVILTKPLGTGILNTGIKAGLVEKGDMARALQTMATLNKAAAEVMVETGVSACTDITGFGFLGHAAEMLKASGLSLRVYAAEVPVLSGAGELARMGIIPAGAYNNRSHLGDGVETGEGVCREEMDILFDPQTSGGLLMAVAPEKAALLIERLHGAGVTEARVVGQLEEPGEYLIRVERSQ; from the coding sequence TTGACGGAATACCGGTTGACAACCATGACCAAGGCGGCAGGGTGAGCCGCTAAAGTAGGACCGGGAGTCCTTTCAGAAGTTCTTCAGCAAGTACCCAGAGGGACCGACCCCAACCTGTTGGTTGGACTGGAAACCTCTGACGATGCTGCAGTGTACCGCTTAAACAGCCAGTTGGCCACCATCCAAACCGTGGATTTTTTCACGCCTATGGTGGACGACCCTTATCTTTTCGGACAGATCGCAGCAGCCAATGCCCTCAGTGATGTCTATGCCATGGGCGGCACCCCGCTGCTGGCATTAAATATTGTTTGTTTTCCCTCTTGCCTGCCGTCCAGTATTTTAGCGGAAATCCTCAAGGGCGGAGCCGATAAAGTTTTGGAAGCCGGGGCGGTGATCGCCGGCGGCCACAGTGTGCAGGACGATGAACCCAAGTATGGGCTGGCGGTGACCGGTGTGGTGCATCCCGGCAGGATTTACAGCAACGCCACGGCCAGAGCCGGGGACCGGGTTATTCTCACCAAACCCCTGGGCACCGGAATCCTCAATACCGGAATAAAGGCGGGGTTGGTGGAAAAAGGGGATATGGCAAGGGCCCTGCAGACCATGGCAACTTTAAATAAAGCGGCCGCCGAGGTGATGGTTGAAACGGGCGTTTCAGCCTGCACCGACATTACCGGTTTTGGTTTTCTGGGACATGCGGCGGAAATGCTGAAGGCCAGCGGCCTAAGCCTGAGGGTTTATGCCGCCGAGGTGCCGGTATTGTCCGGAGCCGGGGAACTGGCCCGCATGGGTATCATTCCCGCCGGAGCCTATAACAACCGCAGCCACTTAGGAGACGGGGTGGAAACGGGAGAAGGGGTCTGCCGGGAAGAAATGGATATTCTTTTTGATCCCCAGACCTCCGGCGGGCTGTTGATGGCCGTTGCTCCGGAAAAGGCGGCTCTTTTGATTGAACGGCTGCACGGGGCCGGCGTAACCGAAGCCCGGGTGGTGGGACAATTGGAAGAACCGGGCGAATATTTGATTCGTGTGGAAAGGAGCCAATAA
- a CDS encoding energy-coupling factor ABC transporter ATP-binding protein — MTEYALEFRSYSYGYPGSGGKALKNINLKIKKGTFVGLTGPTGAGKTTFIKSVNGIIPHFEGGTITGDVQLQGLDTRTLNTAQISRLVGTVFDDPEAQIVCLDVEQELAFGLENLGVAPEEMEQRIHTALNQTGIAHLRTRSTRSLSGGQKQRLAIAAALALRPEVLVLDEPTSELDPMGSKEVFQVLKHLNLQHGITVVVAEQKIELLAAYCEELVLLKEGEMVLSGKPREVFGRQEMKHLGVGLPEVTELALRLKAHSRELPVQLEEGLQYCCDLLAQQRRVAL; from the coding sequence ATGACAGAATACGCTTTGGAGTTTCGCAGTTATAGTTACGGCTACCCCGGGTCCGGGGGAAAGGCCTTGAAAAATATTAATCTAAAAATTAAAAAGGGAACCTTTGTGGGTTTAACCGGTCCCACCGGGGCAGGAAAAACCACTTTTATTAAATCCGTCAACGGCATCATCCCCCATTTCGAGGGAGGGACCATAACCGGCGACGTGCAGTTGCAGGGGCTGGATACCCGGACCCTGAACACCGCTCAAATTTCCCGGCTGGTGGGGACGGTCTTTGACGATCCGGAAGCCCAGATTGTGTGCCTGGATGTGGAGCAGGAGCTGGCCTTCGGATTGGAAAATTTGGGCGTGGCTCCGGAGGAAATGGAACAGCGCATTCACACCGCCTTGAATCAGACGGGAATTGCTCATTTACGCACCCGTTCCACCCGCTCCTTATCCGGCGGACAGAAACAGCGTCTGGCCATTGCCGCGGCCCTGGCCCTGCGGCCCGAAGTGCTGGTGCTGGATGAACCTACTTCGGAACTGGACCCCATGGGCAGCAAGGAAGTATTTCAGGTATTGAAGCATTTAAACCTGCAGCATGGCATTACGGTGGTGGTGGCGGAACAGAAAATTGAGCTGCTGGCTGCTTATTGTGAAGAGCTGGTGTTGTTAAAAGAAGGGGAAATGGTTCTAAGCGGAAAGCCCAGGGAGGTTTTTGGCAGGCAGGAAATGAAGCATCTGGGGGTAGGCTTGCCGGAGGTTACGGAGCTGGCCCTGAGATTAAAGGCCCATTCCCGGGAATTACCCGTTCAGTTGGAGGAAGGTCTTCAGTATTGCTGCGATTTACTGGCTCAACAACGGAGGGTTGCCTTGTGA
- a CDS encoding response regulator transcription factor has protein sequence MRVLMVEDEKYMAEAIAQVLKKNHYSVDLEFDGEAGLDCGLSGIYDIIILDIMLPKMDGLSILKELRRNGIETPVILLTARGETEDKVRGLDSGADDYLAKPFHTDELLARLRALGRRKTELINDGILKYGNIQLNPHTLLLGCKNKKITLTLKESQLLELLIKRNSMIISKEIIIEKLWGYNTDAEDNRVEIHVSLLRKKLTQLESDVCIRTIRGAGYVLKTAKDEE, from the coding sequence ATGCGGGTTTTGATGGTGGAAGATGAAAAGTATATGGCTGAAGCCATTGCTCAAGTTCTTAAAAAAAATCATTATAGCGTTGATTTGGAATTCGATGGCGAAGCTGGACTGGACTGTGGACTTTCCGGCATTTACGATATCATTATTCTTGATATCATGCTTCCCAAAATGGATGGCCTAAGTATACTTAAAGAATTACGTCGCAACGGCATTGAAACACCGGTTATTTTGTTAACGGCAAGAGGTGAAACAGAAGACAAGGTGCGCGGTCTTGACAGCGGAGCTGATGATTATTTAGCCAAGCCTTTCCACACGGACGAGCTTTTAGCCCGTCTACGTGCCTTGGGGCGTAGAAAAACCGAACTGATCAATGACGGCATCCTTAAATATGGAAATATCCAGTTAAATCCGCATACCCTTCTACTTGGTTGTAAAAACAAAAAGATTACGCTAACCTTAAAAGAATCTCAACTATTGGAATTACTAATCAAAAGAAATAGCATGATTATTTCCAAAGAAATCATCATTGAAAAACTATGGGGTTATAATACCGATGCCGAAGATAACCGTGTAGAAATCCATGTATCCCTTTTACGAAAAAAGTTAACTCAACTGGAATCTGACGTTTGCATTCGTACCATACGGGGAGCAGGGTACGTGTTAAAAACTGCAAAAGATGAGGAGTAA
- the yedF gene encoding sulfurtransferase-like selenium metabolism protein YedF, with the protein MLKEINCRGLACPQPVINTKRALEELEQGSLVVLVDNPVARENVTRFAENAGCRVQVEEKNGEFYITVTKGEGTLPQTAPAARNETGPMVYLIASNTFGSGAEDLGETLMVSFFNSLLEKSAPRMLMLVNSGVRLVIQQSRVLEQISKLRERGTEVVACGTCLDYYQLKDQLAVGRVTNMLEILDHLTGDGKVVTLS; encoded by the coding sequence ATGTTGAAAGAAATAAATTGCCGCGGCTTGGCCTGCCCCCAGCCGGTGATCAACACCAAGCGGGCGCTGGAGGAGCTGGAGCAGGGAAGCCTGGTGGTGCTGGTAGATAATCCGGTGGCCCGGGAGAATGTAACCCGTTTTGCGGAAAATGCCGGCTGTAGAGTGCAGGTGGAAGAAAAGAACGGGGAATTTTATATTACCGTAACCAAGGGAGAAGGCACACTGCCTCAGACAGCCCCGGCAGCCCGGAATGAAACCGGACCCATGGTGTATCTCATTGCCAGTAATACCTTTGGCAGCGGAGCCGAAGATTTAGGTGAGACGCTAATGGTCAGCTTTTTTAACAGTCTGCTGGAAAAATCGGCTCCCCGGATGCTGATGCTGGTGAATTCCGGCGTGCGTTTGGTGATTCAACAGTCCAGGGTACTGGAACAAATCAGCAAACTCCGGGAGCGGGGCACGGAAGTGGTGGCCTGCGGCACCTGCCTGGACTACTACCAATTGAAGGATCAACTGGCTGTGGGGCGGGTCACCAATATGCTGGAGATTCTGGATCATCTGACCGGCGACGGCAAAGTGGTTACCCTCAGTTAG